One window of the Perca fluviatilis chromosome 5, GENO_Pfluv_1.0, whole genome shotgun sequence genome contains the following:
- the LOC120558369 gene encoding uncharacterized protein LOC120558369, producing MPGTHCCVRNCFSSTHDYRGKRRDHVLRFFRIPTWKKHEGEHVSDVTRRRRMSWVAAIRRKDITFDRISQSMRVCSLHFHSGKPSYEMLENHPDWKPSLRLGHSDVKETDEARFQRLVKRRTQHQEQLLLPPPQHQEQPPSPAQHPEQAPPLAQHREQPPCPAQHQEQAPPSAQHREQPPCPAQVQAPLSAQQEPAQECALCPYRRDVINCLLEENRKLKEELEEYRMNENFLSGDDDRVKYYTGLPNYLTFQTLLLSLTPYLPQGRLKKLSPFQLVLLTLMRLRLDLPIQHLGRLFRVHRTTASDAFHHTLGVMYSRLSPLVYWPSRESLLASMPHKFVESFGENAAAIMDCFEVFIEKPSNALARAQTFSQYKHAHTMKYLIVITPQGVISFISEGWGGLASDKHITEQSGFLDKLMPGDVVLADRGFDIGESVGMMCAEVKVPPRGRAQLEARDVEEAGATAHLRIHVERVIGVVQDTFKFLRSTVPVNMLLKCEGENVVALDKIVTVCCALTNVCKSVV from the exons ATGCCCGGAACACACTGCTGTGTAAGAAACTGCTTCAGTTCCACACACGATTACCGTGGAAAGCGTAGGGACCACGTGTTACGGTTTTTTCGTATCCCTACGTGGAAAAAGCACGAAGGCGAGCATGTGTCCGACGTGACAAGGAGACGTCGGATGTCTTGGGTGGCTGCAATTAGGAGAAAGGACATTACTTTCGACCGCATCTCCCAGTCGATGAGAGTGTGTTCTCTGCATTTTCATTCGG GTAAACCATCATATGAGATGTTGGAGAACCACCCTGACTGGAAACCATCTTTGCGGTTAGGCCACAGTGATGTTAAGGAAACCGATGAAGCGAGATTTCAGCGGCTAGTAAAGCGCAGGACCCAGCACCAGGAGCAGCTGTTGCTGCCGCCACCGCAGCACCAGGAGCAGCCGCCATCCCCAGCGCAGCACCCTGAACAAGCGCCACCgttggcgcagcatcgggagcaGCCGCCATGCCCAGCGCAGCACCAGGAGCAAGCGCCGCCGTCGGCACAGCATCGGGAGCAGCCGCCATGCCCAGCGCAGGTGCAAGCGCCGCTATCGGCACAGCAGGAGCCGGCCCAGGAATGTGCACTTTGCCCATATAGACGAGATGTTATCAACTGTCTTTTGGAGGAAAACAGAAAGCTGAAGGAGGAGCTTGAAGAGTACCGGATGAACGAGAACTTTCTGAGCGGTGATGATGACAGAGTGAAGTATTACACGGGACTCCCGAATTACTTAACGTTTCAGACACTTCTACTCAGTCTCACGCCATATCTGCCTCAGGGTAGGTTGAAGAAGCTCTCCCCCTTCCAGCTTGTCCTGTTGACTCTCATGCGCCTCAGACTGGACCTGCCAATACAGCACCTCGGCCGTCTGTTTCGGGTGCACAGGACGACCGCCAGCGATGCCTTTCACCACACTCTCGGCGTGATGTACTCCCGGCTGTCTCCGTTGGTGTACTGGCCAAGCAGGGAGAGTTTATTGGCCAGTATGCCACACAAGTTTGTGGAATCGTTCGGGGAAAATGCGGCTGCCATCATGGACTGTTttgaggtttttattgaaaaaccCTCAAATGCACTCGCAAGGGCACAGACTTTTTCTCAGTATAAACACGCGCACACCATGAAATACCTCATTGTGATTACACCCCAGGGTGTCATTTCTTTCATATCCGAAGGGTGGGGTGGGCTCGCGAGTGACAAACATATAACGGAGCAAAGTGGTTTCCTGGACAAACTGATGCCAGGTGACGTTGTGCTGGCAGATCGGGGATTTGACATCGGGGAAAGCGTGGGTATGATGTGTGCTGAGGTTAAGGTACCTCCAAGGGGCCGAGCGCAGCTGGAGGCGAGAGACGTGGAGGAGGCTGGGGCCACGGCACATCTCAGGATTCACGTGGAGAGGGTGATCGGTGTCGTGCAGGACACATTTAAATTCTTGCGCTCAACTGTACCGGTGAACatgcttctcaaatgtgaaggtGAAAACGTAGTGGCGTTGGACAAGATCGTCACCGTTTGCTGTGCCTTGACAAATGTGTGCAAAAGTGTCGTCTGA
- the LOC120558400 gene encoding LOW QUALITY PROTEIN: myelin transcription factor 1-like (The sequence of the model RefSeq protein was modified relative to this genomic sequence to represent the inferred CDS: inserted 2 bases in 1 codon), producing the protein MSQDTTETRTRTRXKGNRVSSELTGQEMKQELSSCPTPGCDGKGHVSGRYSRHRSILGCPIVKKRKLEEAEAEAEAEENHSAPKRRNQPAMAGAEEGFTADSDAAEEEEEEEEEEEVAQKEEEEEEEEVDLKEKKNNNTKSRPESTKTDCSLVTTEDTQTAVCPPAEVGDNQSLTSEIENQTEQDNTSEEVSHVPQPEERKEQEEEGQLPSKDQSSEQPEGELTEPEETKEEKEEEAEEVKEEQQERLKNIVEEKVIKRHVMSQENCDHQYSSGDYNHQAKESTEEQRKRDEEEEEEEEEEGQEEQEQEEEEEEEEEEEEEGEVHQELDTPYTLSPHAEGCEAELSLREEKLSSPMTEEEEEDEEEREEEEEERQGKEVGEVVEEEEEEEEDRDSSKASPTTVVIEVRSEEDEEEEEEEEEEEEEEEEEEEDDEEEGEEQDHVSEGSGITDDSENWDMTRGNLGLLEQAIALKAEQVRGGQEARSSPDYQPDYQPDYQHDYQPDYQPYSSGSSKSCEAAAMSRRTPHYSKEKKEVKCPTPGCDGTGHVTGLYPHHRSLSGCPHKDRIPPEILAMHENVLKCPTPGCTGQGHVNSNRNTHRSLSGCPIAAATKLNKSQDKQVHLQASASEPSSNSDRVLRPMCFVKQLEIPQYGSYGPNAVTTTPRANLAKELEKYSKVSFDYASFDVQVFGKRMLIPKTPGSTETSPKAFKSKTFPKASSPSHSVSGGFSKSASSSSSYDYSQDAEAAHMAATAILNLSTRCWERPDTISTKPREPCTKESDIEVDENGTLDLSMKKTKREGVQPPEPSSSSSSSSQHMGAPLSQGHTPPEWEGPLDFTKPSEVKEEDHAEVEYTAPSYTSSDGEEEDQENLEDRKYPGEVTTGSFKLKFQPKDSKKDILACPTPGCDGSGHITGNYASHRSLSGCPLADKSLRTLMAAHTAELKCPTPGCDGSGHITGNYASHRSLSGCPRAKKSGVKSTPTKDDKEDSELLRCPVPGCDSLGHISGKYATHRSAYGCPLAARRQKEGLLNGTPFSWKAFKNEGPTCPTPGCDGSGHANGSFLTHRSLSGCPRASANKKRAKFPGDEYITAKFRASDVLDNDEDIKQLNQEINELSESNSEMEADVMNLHTQISSMEKNLQSMEEENQHIEERNEALFLELSGLSQALIRSLANIRLPAMQEPLSEQNLDSYVETLTHMFTNKDCTQNPENRALLESINQAVKGIEV; encoded by the exons ATGAGCCAAGACACTACAGAGACACGAACACGAACCCG CAAGGGCAACCGGg TGTCGTCGGAACTTACGGGACAGGAGATGAAGCAGGAGTTAAG CAGCTGTCCCACGCCCGGATGTGATGGCAAAGGCCACGTCAGTGGAAGATACTCGCGGCACAGAAG CATACTGGGATGCCCGATTGTGAAGAAAAGgaagctggaggaggctgaggcTGAGGCTGAGGCTGAGGAGAACCACTCTGCTCCCAAGAGGAGGAACCAGCCCGCCATGGCTGGAGCGGAGGAAGGCTTCACAGCAGACAGCGACGccgcagaggaggaggaggaagaggaggaggaggaggaggtggcgcagaaagaagaggaagaggaggaggaagaagtagacctcaaagagaagaagaacaacaacacaaagagCAGACCGGAGTCGACAAAAA CAGACTGCTCCCTGGTGACGACAGaggacacacaaacagcagTTTGTCCTCCGGCTGAGGTTGGAGACAACCAAAGCCTCACCTCCGAGATTGAGAACCAAACGGAGCAGGACAACACTAGTGAGGAAGTCAGCCATGTTCCTCAGccggaggaaaggaaggagcaggaggaggaaggtCAGCTGCCGTCAAAGGACCAGTCCTCAGAGCAACCTGAAGGAGAACTTACTGAGCCTGAAGAGACAaaagaagagaaggaagaggaagcAGAAGAAGTAAAGGAAGAGCAGCAGGAGAGGCTAAAGAATATCGTAGAAGAGAAGGTGATAAAAAGACATGTGATGAGCCAGGAAAACTGTGATCACCAATACTCCAGCGGAGATTACAACCATCAGGCCAAAGAATCCACAGAGGAGCAGAGgaagagggatgaagaggaggaggaggaggaggaggaggagggacaggaggagcaagagcaggaggaggaggaggaagaggaggaggaggaagaggaggagggagaggtcCACCAAGAGCTTGACACTCCTTACACTTTGAGTCCACACGCTGAGGGCTGTGAGGCGGAGCTGTCACTCAGGGAAGAGAAGCTCAGCAGCCCAATgactgaggaagaggaggaggacgaagaggagagagaggaagaggaggaggagaggcaggGGAAGGAAGTAGGcgaggtggtggaggaggaagaggaggaagaggaggaccgAGACTCCAGCAAAGCCTCGCCGACTACAGTGGTTATAGAGGTCCGCtctgaggaggatgaagaggaagaggaggaggaagaggaagaagaggaggaggaagaggaggaggaggaggatgatgaggaggaaggagaggagcaGGACCATGTCTCAGAGGGCTCAGGAATCACCGACGACTCAGAGAACTGGGATATGACGCGGGGGAACCTGGGGCTGCTGGAGCAGGCCATCGCCCTGAAGGCCGAGCAGGTGAGGGGGGGCCAGGAGGCGCGCAGCTCCCCGGACTACCAGCCGGACTACCAGCCGGACTACCAGCACGACTACCAGCCCGACTACCAGCCGTACAGCAGTGGCTCCAGCAAGAGCTGCGAGGCTGCTGCTATGAGCCGCCGCACGCCGCACTACAGCAAAG AGAAGAAGGAGGTGAAGTGTCCAACCCCAGGGTGTGATGGGACAGGCCATGTTACCGGGCTGTACCCTCACCACCGCAGTCTCTCTGGATGTCCTCACAAAGACAGAATCCCTCCAGAGA tCCTGGCCATGCATGAGAACGTCCTGAAGTGTCCCACTCCTGGCTGCACAGGCCAGGGCCATGTCAACAGTAACCGCAACACACACCGCAG TCTGTCCGGCTGCCCCATCGCAGCAGCCACTAAGCTGAACAAGAGCCAGGACAAGCAGGTTCATTTACAGGCCTCAGCCAGCGAACCCTCTTCCAACTCGGACAGAGTGCTCAG GCCCAtgtgttttgtgaaacagcTGGAGATCCCTCAGTACGGCAGCTACGGGCCCAACGCAGTGACCACCACGCCTCGAGCTAACCTGGCCAAGGAGCTGGAGAAATACTCCAAGGTGTCTTTTGACTATGCAAGCTTTGATGTCCAGGTGTTTGGAAAGCGTATGCTCATTCCAAAGACGCCCGGCAGCACTGAAACATCACCCAAAGCCTTCAAAT CTAAAACATTCCCTAAGGCCTCCTCCCCCAGCCACAGTGTGTCGGGAGGCTTTTCTAAGAGCGCCTCATCCTCCAGCAGTTATGACTATAGCCAAGACGCAGAGGCAGCCCACATGGCAGCAACAGCCATCCTCAACCTGTCCACGCGCTGCTGGGAGAGACCAGACACCATCAGCACCAAGCCCAGGGAGCCCTGCACCAAG GAGTCGGACATTGAAGTGGATGAGAACGGCACCTTGGACCTCAGCATGAAGAAGACCAAGAGGGAGGGTGTGCAGCCTCCAGAGCCTTCATCCTCCTCATCTTCATCCTCTCAACACATGGGAGCCCCCTTGTCTCAGGGCCACACTCCGCCAGAGTGGGAGGGGCCACTGGACTTCACCAAACCAAGTGAAGTCAAAGAGGAAGACCACGCAGAG GTGGAATATACGGCTCCCTCATACACCTCATCTGATGGTGAGGAAGAGGACCAGGAGAACCTGGAGGACAGGAAATACCCCGGTGAAGTCACCACCGGCAGCTTCAAGCTCAAGTTTCAGCCCAAAGACAGCAAAAAAGATATTCTTGC ATGTCCCACCCCAGGTTGTGACGGCAGTGGACACATCACCGGCAACTATGCATCCCATCGAAG tctgtcaggctgtccTCTTGCTGATAAATCACTTCGGACCCTCATGGCTGCCCACACAGCTGAACTAAA gtgtCCCACTCCAGGTTGTGACGGATCAGGCCACATCACAGGAAACTACGCCTCACATAGAAG TCTGTCCGGATGCCCTCGAGCCAAGAAGAGCGGGGTCAAATCCACCCCCACCAAGGACGACAAGGAAGACTCTGAGCTGTTGAG GTGTCCAGTTCCTGGCTGTGACAGCCTGGGCCACATCAGTGGGAAGTACGCCACGCACCGCAGTGCCTACGGCTGTCCGCTGGCTGCCCGGCGGCAGAAGGAAGGTCTCCTTAACGGCACTCCCTTCTCCTGGAAGGCCTTCAAGAACGAGGGCCCAACGTGCCCCACGCCGGGCTGCGATGGCTCGGGCCACGCTAACGGCAGCTTCCTGACGCACCGCAG CCTGTCAGGTTGCCCCAGAGCGTCGGCCAACAAGAAGAGAGCCAAATTCCCCGGAGACGAGTATATAACTGCCAAGTTCCGAGCCAGCGATG TTCTGGACAACGACGAGGACATCAAGCAGCTCAACCAGGAGATCAACGAGCTGAGCGAGTCCAACTCCGAGATGGAGGCCGACGTGATGAACCTGCACACTCAG ATCTCTTCAATGGAGAAGAACCTGCAgagcatggaggaggagaacCAACATATCGAGGAGAGGAATGAGGCGTTGTTCCTGGAGCTGTCGGGCCTGAGTCAGGCCCTGATCCGCAGCCTGGCCAACATCCGCCTGCCCGCCATG CAGGAGCCGCTGTCAGAGCAGAACTTGGACAGCTACGTGGAAACCCTGACCCACATGTTCACCAATAAAGACTGCACCCAGAACCCGGAGAACCGGGCTCTGCTGGAGTCCATCAACCAGGCGGTGAAGGGCATCGAGGTGTGA